ATTGACGGCAAGATCCAGCCGCTTGCTCATGCGGACGGAACCAACGCCGAAGAGGGCGGCGACGTTGAGGATGCCGAGACCGCGGATTTCGATCATGTTGCGGGTCATTTCAGGGGCGGAGCCGATGATTTCCCGTTCCTCAATGAGGCGAAGGCGTACTGCGTCGTCCGCGACGAGGCTAGCGCCGCGCTGGAGGAGGCCGATGACGCTTTCGCTTTTGCCACATCCGCTTTTTCCCTGCACCAGGACACCGATGCCCTGGACATCCACCAGGCAGCCATGGACGAGCATGGTGGGTGCGAAGGCCCACTCCAGCTTGATGGTGGCCGCATTGATGAACTTCATGGTGATCATGCTGGTCTGAAAAATGGAAATCCCGGCTTCATTGGCCACGGCGACGAGGTCCTCGCTGAGGCGCTGGCCTCGGGCGACGATGAGGCATGGGATCTCCCAGCTACAGAGCTGGCTGAAACGGGCTGCACGCAGCTTGGGATCCAGCCCTTCAAGGAAAGAGTGCTCGGAATTGCCAATGATCTGAACCCGTTTGTAGGCGAAATAGGTGAAAAAACCGGAGAGGGCCAATCCTGGTCGGTTCACGGAAGGCTCTGAGATCTTGCGTTTGAATCCCACGTCACTGCCGACAAGACGCAGCTTGAGCGCTTTTTCGTTGGTCTTGAAAAACTCCTCCACCGTAATGGCGGACGGACGTTTCATTTTCATCGAGGGATTCATGCTGGGGCAATGTAGCGAAAGATGCTAACGCCCCAAGAACAAATCTGGGCAAAAAATCGCGCTGGTAGGACGGACTAGCGCCCTGGGGCGGCACCTTGATCACTCAATGATTGGATCGCTTCGTTTGACGGTCTTGCCTTCCCAAACGGCCTCATCGGTGGCCTTGTCGTAAGTCAGGACGCGGCTGGCGCTATTGGGGGCTGGAGGGACATCGATCTTAGGCAGCCATTTTTTGTGCGCTGCAATCACTTCGGCGTATTCGGGTTTTCCGGCCAGGTTATCCCATTCTTCGGGGTCCTTTTCCATGTTGTAGAGTTCTTCGCTGCCATCGGCGTAGTGGATGTAGCGCCATTTTTCACTGCGGACACCATGATTGCCCTGGTTGTGGCTGGTGATGGCGGGTCGCTCACGCTTGGTGGAGGCATCTTTGAGTTGAGGGACAAGGCTGAGCCCTTCGAGGTCATCCCGGGCAGGAAGACTGGCGAGCTCGACAAGGGTGGGATAAATATCGAGAAGCTCCGCAGGCTGGGTGCTGCGCCCGCCCTTGCTCACACCAGGACCGGCAAAGATGAGGGGAACTTTAGTTCCACGATCCCAGAGCGTGTTTTTGCCAGTGATGGCTTTTTCGCCCAGATGCCAGCCGTGGTCCCCCCACAGAACGACGATGGTATTCTCTGCCTGGCCGCTTTCCTCCAGAGCATCCATGAGGCGACCGACCTGGGCATCCATAAAACTGGTGCAGGCAAGGTAACTGCGCACGAGGTTGCGCCACTGATTGTTTTCTTTGACCCATTTCAAACGTGGCTCAGGTAGCTCCCAATGCATGTACCAGGAAAAGCGGGGCGTGTCATCACGGTCGCCCTCTTTGACTTTCGGAAGCACGCTGTCGTCATCGGGGTAGAGATCGAACCATTTTTGAGTGGCATA
The DNA window shown above is from Prosthecobacter fusiformis and carries:
- the hprK gene encoding HPr(Ser) kinase/phosphatase, with the translated sequence MKRPSAITVEEFFKTNEKALKLRLVGSDVGFKRKISEPSVNRPGLALSGFFTYFAYKRVQIIGNSEHSFLEGLDPKLRAARFSQLCSWEIPCLIVARGQRLSEDLVAVANEAGISIFQTSMITMKFINAATIKLEWAFAPTMLVHGCLVDVQGIGVLVQGKSGCGKSESVIGLLQRGASLVADDAVRLRLIEEREIIGSAPEMTRNMIEIRGLGILNVAALFGVGSVRMSKRLDLAVNLVHLTESNDLERVGMAAQTTDIMGLTIAKVDIPVAPGRDVAGLIELAALNYKLRTFGYNSAVEFDQRLLKKMADDQIG
- a CDS encoding sulfatase, which gives rise to MKFLLFLFTGLVLAATAFGSETRKPNVLFIAIDDQNDWIGTLGGHPMAKTPNIDRLAAKGTVFLNAHCNAPLCNPSRTSLMLGLRPTTTGIYGLSPWFRTLPQWKDRVALPQHFANHGYRTAATGKIYHGGSGGGKVGKKGKAGKAKEKNADGVSAEPEFQITAPYGGVGSKPPQKLIPPTPMGNNALMDWGVWPLDNDDTGKGDYQVASWTVEQIKNAPKDQPFFLAAGFFLPHVPCYATQKWFDLYPDDDSVLPKVKEGDRDDTPRFSWYMHWELPEPRLKWVKENNQWRNLVRSYLACTSFMDAQVGRLMDALEESGQAENTIVVLWGDHGWHLGEKAITGKNTLWDRGTKVPLIFAGPGVSKGGRSTQPAELLDIYPTLVELASLPARDDLEGLSLVPQLKDASTKRERPAITSHNQGNHGVRSEKWRYIHYADGSEELYNMEKDPEEWDNLAGKPEYAEVIAAHKKWLPKIDVPPAPNSASRVLTYDKATDEAVWEGKTVKRSDPIIE